The Salvia miltiorrhiza cultivar Shanhuang (shh) chromosome 2, IMPLAD_Smil_shh, whole genome shotgun sequence DNA window TAATCGGTGTCATCATTTTTACCACTATGCAATTTCAGTTGATAGGAGTAGATCTTGATGGAGTTCGAAAGGAGAAACAAATGGTCTTTGCCAAGATTAAGCAGCTTGATGAAGAAAAACTGATTGTAGAGAAAGAGATAAGCGCCTTGGAGGAGGAACTGACTGCAGTTACGGAAAAGAGGGACACGATTTTAGATAACATTAATGAAATGAGGAGACGGCGGGAGGATGGGGTATGATCCTACTATCAATATTTATTACATTCTGTATTACTTTGTTTTGCTTCACTTCTTTTGCCATTTATCTAGTACTGATTCTTgctaatttataaaatttcattatTGTGGTTGACTTATTCATAGAGAGAGATCCATATTCCATGAACAACTTGTATATGAATTTCAAACTCAATCTTGTAAAGTGAATATCATTATTTAATATTGCCATTCTGACTTGCAGAATTCCCCCTTCTACAATAACCGTACGATCTTGGCAAAAGCTAGAGTACTTGCATCTAACAAGGATGTGGATGCCGTGAAGGAGCTCTCACACTCGGAGGTTTAGTGGATAATATATCTTTAGCTACTTATAACTTTTGTTGCATCTTTATTGAAGGGTTTAGTATATTGATCTAAATTCTCAGTTGACATTGTTTCAGAGTTCATTCCATGACGGGTTTTGAATCCACTCAATTTATAGTTACTTGAGATTCTTCCTTCAATCCAAAGTCGATTcctattataaattatttggtGCAACAGTCAAATTGTTGACTACAACTCTTTCTCCTGCTAGGTTGAGAAGTTCATGGCCCTATGGAATGGTAATAAGGCATTCAGGGATGACTACGAAAGTAGAATCGCACAATCACTCGATATGAGGCAGTTGAGTAAGGATGGTCGCCTGAGGAACTTCAACGAGAAGCCACTGGTGCCAGTTGAGAGGCTGGTTTCATCCGAAACTGACGTTGTCAAAACAAGCGCGAAACAAAACCCCAAGGAAGAAGTTTCCCCTCCTGAGCCAAAAGTTGCTAAAGCAAAGAGTGCCAAAAATCATCAAGATGCAAACAAGAAAACGGAATCCACTGCAGAGAAAATTGACCGGGAATACGAACATGATGTCTCTCGTCCAGCGGAAAAATTGCAAAAGGATTCTCGTCCTGAAATTGATgagaagaagttgaaggagcttaagagagaggaagagatatCCAAGCGTAACCAGGCGGAGGAGAGGAAGAGAAAGTTGGCAGAGAAAGCAGCTGCTAAAGCAGCAATAAAAGCTCAGAAAGAAGCTGAGAAGAAGCTCAAGGAAAATGattgtttttcttttggttTCAAGTTTTTCAGCATATTTTCCTTGGCACTCCCGAACTTAAAACTTTTTCTTCACAATTGATACAGGAGCGTGAGAAGAGGGCAAGAAAGAAGAGTGGAGCTGCAGTTGGCGATGTGGACTCAGAAGAGCCGACAGAAAATGTTCCTGAAGCAGCTGAACCTGAAACGGCGGAGGATATAGTTGAAACAGCCGTgccacaaaaaaccaagcataGGAAAGAACACACGGTGAGGCAGAGAGTGCGGCCCAGAGGTCCGGATTCACTACCAAAGGCTATGCTGAAACGCAAGAAGGCAACGAACTATTGGGTTTGGGGtggctctgctgctgctgcattGATAGTTATTTTGCTTGTGGTGGTAGGGTATAGTTATCTCAGTTGAGGCTAATGTCCTAGAACATGATCAATGCATAACTCTTCCTTTTTGATTTGTGGTAGGCTCTTCTCATCAAGAGTGGGATGCATGGATATTTGACTTTTACTAGGCAGAAACTACAGATgttatttaactttttttttagcatattttcaattttgactATGGAAAATTATTGAATCATTTGTTCTTGTGTACTCTTGTGTGTATTTGTATATTCACTGAAATTGTTGATGTATGTATTTTTGTGATATGTAAGAGCATGATTATGTTATGTCCCGATTACATAATCAGAGTGTACCCTGCAGTCCTGCATATCTCAAAATTGACAGCAGAAATTTTTGAAGaaaatgtcttcttcttcttttttagtTATGTacatttatatgtttatttacttattttaccTATAACTTTTACTATGCGTCAGCACGGGACAAATCTAGTATATTTtgtttataaaaaatagaaaattcatTATATGTTTAGACATGATGAGTAATTTGTTATTATATCTAAATTTAAAAATCCTACATAAAATTAACAATTTTGCATAACAATtaattactttaattttataaaaaattgtaGAATCCTTCATCCTTgacaataattataaattaaatgtaGAGAACTAGTATTTGTTTGTTGgacaaaacaaaaacataatcatatttataattatacgTAGGAAAGTGATTAAAAAAGTAGTAGGAGTATGTAATTAAAAATATCTATTGTCGAAAATAACTTGTTTGACTGCAGAAGCTCTAAATTGGATACCGAGTTTCATTCCAAATCGGGTTGCCTATCCAATTGAATACGGGCCGGGTTTGTCCGGCAAATTGTCATCGACGGGTAGAATGTGGGCGCTACGCGCCTCGGCCATGGCCGGCGCCGGCGCTGCCGCGCAAGCTTTCATCCGAAGGGCAGTTCCTTCATCTCATTCTCTTCGTTCAATTAATCTCACTAGCTTCAGAACTTCCCCTCTAATCGCTCCCTTCACTCCCTCAGGTTcgtctcttttcattttttttcattttcgctATTTTTCCTTATATTGCTCCACTTGTTTGGAATCTCTTATGGAAGTTTTTAAGTGGCCATTTATTTGGGGTTTAATTTGTGTGTTTCATagtttttttgaagaaaaacatTTTGTAATGAAAATGCAACTATTAGCTGCTGGGAATATGGGGTAGTGTATGGCGGAGCCGGAAAATATAGCTTGGATGGTgatgaaaaaaatcaaattaatatggTTAAAAAACCTAACAAAAAATTGCTTGTGGTGCTTGTGCTCATCCCAGTATGCTGGGCTGATGGAATGCAGTAACTTCTCGAATTATGACCTTAGGCCTTTAACTGTGTTGTttagtgtgtgtatgtgtgctGGCTAAGCTTTGATAAAGCTACTACATCAAGTGTTTTGAATTGTTTACATTCATGCTGAGTTTTATCTAAAGTTTATTTCAGTTACAGTTGGTGACTTGCACAGTTGTTGATGCTCTTGTAACGCAGCTCTGGACATTTGCCCCCCACCACAGGCTGCTAAGAGTAAAGCAGATGTTCTCGTCAATGGGGTGGGAGATAAGGATACGGTTGAAGATGTCAAGAGAATTCTTGAAATGGTACACATGCTTTAGTGTTACTTTGTTGTGCTGCTCTTGCCCGTGTACTATGTAGAGATCATGTTATATCTGTTGCTCCTTCAATTTTCAGTTGATAAGTTAACCATTTGATCCGTGCAAGTTGCTTCTTCATTTGTCATTAGGCAAACCGGGCATCATTAAGGCGGGAAACTTTACATACCGACTTTCTTACACCTCCTGTATTGAAAGAATCAATGCTTGCTCTCGAAAAGATTGCTGACATCAAGATGGTTGCCCAGGGAGGATATCCAGAGGTTTGGAATCCACCACCTTTTCTTTTATATTCGTTATTATGGTAATTTATCTTGCAATCGACTGCTCTTACTCCGAAACTTTGCAGGCTGAGCGTTGCCGGCTATCAGTTGGGCATCCAGACATATTAACATCTGATCCCGACATTGTTGCAGCACTGTGGTAGCTATTCACATACCCGCTTGTTCATTTTTTAGTGATGTCTGCGATACCAATCTCTATGAAAATCATTGCGACTTTCCCTCTTGTGCGAGTGTAGAAGCGACTCTTAATCTGATTCTGAAATTATTTCGATTATTAGCATCTCAGGGAATTTCGGATTTGAATCCTGTACTCATGGTGACTTCCTCGGGGCAATTGTTGGAACTGGGATAGTGAGGGATAAGCTAGGAGACATTATATTGCAGGTATAATTTTCCCCGGACTTGGTCTAACCTGATTTTGGCTTCAACAATCGTTGATTGTCGATTTTGTCCGTTCCTTCCAGCATGATTTTTTTAACTGATAGCAAAAACCCTTCTGAGACACCTTTTTACAGAAAGAAAACTTCAATGAGCAATTTATAAGCACATTTATATCTTATTGTGCAACCATTTCGAAGTAGAATTCATATTTAACCATTGGTTAGATGTTGGTGGTTCATGACTCAGCTTTCTTTGGAGACACTTCTATCTTAAAGACTTCTATAACCCCGTTATTAGATGATTATAACCTTTGGTTCTTTGTACATCAGATTTGTGTAAGATAGGTTCTTTTCATAGGCGATCGATGTAGTTTGCTGACTATCATTTCATGGAATTTGAGCATTCttgatattttgatttttcaaactTACAATTGAATTTTGCACATTGGTGAATCATATCTATCAATGGTGTCACATTTTACTTTTAAATGGCTCTAAATGTTTGTTGTACGTGAGCAGTGATTTTTGGTTGTGCAGGGAGAAAAGGGGGCCCAAATTCTTGTTGTTCCGGAACTAGTTGACTTCCTTATCTCCTCATTGGACAAGGTATATCTTTTGTTTTATGCAATGCTTCATAGTGGTAAGTTATTTCGTATACTGAGTAGTAAATTGgagtgtatattttttttttcttcttgtcTCTAGACAGACTTATCTAAAATGGGAAATGGGAAACAACTTCCTTGCTCTATTATCCTCATGCACAAATTATTCATTCTCTTTTACATCTCGTGTTAAAGCCAAGAAAATTATGTGACTTATTTCTTGTAAATTTAACCTTTCTGATCAATTTCCACAAACAACTTTTAGTTAGGTGCCATTTACTAGTGGTGAGTGACCTTGATATTTTTTTTCGAACAACTTAACTAAGAGTAAGAGTGTCAATTCGAATACGACTAAAATCTTGAGTCGAATTTCTTGCTAAAAGTAACTTCCTGTCGTTTTGCAGGTGAGAAATGTTTCTGTCACCTGTAAAAAGATACCACTGCTTGCTCTTGAATACCAGCCACCGAGGTTATTACTGTGCATATGTTCAAACTTTATCGACATATTCTTTCAACATCATAAACAGCAATACTATCAATGTTCACTAATCCACAGGACCAAGTCTTTGAAAACCGTGGAAGCATCGCAACGACTTGATGCCATAGCCAGTGCCGGTTTCAAAATTTCACGGTCTAAAATGGCTGATTTGATCAGGTATCACATCCTTCCCTCGTCTTTTCCCGTACTTTTACATTCTTGTTCTTGAATttaattcaaaatcatgaattttAATGCAAAACCATTCTTATTTGAGTTTTACACCTGTATTCTCCCTATTGGCATCGAATGGAATATTGCCTGCTAAATTTGAATCAATTGTGAGCTTCACGTGTGGCATGTACAAGTAATCGAACTGACTTTAACTGTTGATAATCAAGCAATGGAGATGTACGCGTCAATTGGGCTACTGTGACAAAAAGCAACACAACTTTGAAGGCAGGAGACATAATCTCCGTTAGTGGTAAAGGAAGAATAAAGGTGAGTGATCTCTTTGTGCTATAGTACTGCAACATTTTTCGTCTTTCTAAAATCATTCGTGTGTTGCATTCTAGGTTTGGCTAGCTACAATGCTTCCTTTTTGGAAGGCTTATATTATGCTATATTTCGTCTTTCTAAAATTATTCGTGTGTTGCATTCTAGGTTTGGCTAGCTACAATGCTTCCTTTTTGGAAGGCttatattatgttatattcAATATGCTTTTTCTTGCTCCTTAAGATACTCATTTTCTTCAGGTCGGAGAAATAAACTCAACGAGGAAGGGGAAGTTTGCAGTCGAGCTGATTCGCTTTTTGTAATAAGTCGGCTCTAGAGGTAATCTTGCCTAGATTTCATAAAGATACAATCTTCCCTTTAGTACCAAGAGATATGGATTCCATATTTTATTTCTGTGTTTAACCAAACTAATATGAATCTAACACATTGTGAATGTGCATTTCAACTCAGAATAGTGGTTCTATAAATCATTGACATATTGCATGTGACATATTACGTG harbors:
- the LOC131013342 gene encoding proton pump-interactor 1-like isoform X2; its protein translation is MGMEIVDSSLALDAGDEADIPLEIEKLDIKFGSHGAEDWAKGELNKFSESNFPKDVVDEWPEPAQIHSLYIVKYRAFEDPNLKAKFDVADKELQKKNQARSQIFEKLKTKRAERAEIRTQIHSLSVENKQFRSVLDEKRKEMEPLQQALGKLRGSSSARDNRGAGVCSSEVELNDVIKSLQYRIQHESIPLKEEKQILREIKLLEGTREKVIANAAERARIQDSLGEKDAIQDQVKLIGVDLDGVRKEKQMVFAKIKQLDEEKLIVEKEISALEEELTAVTEKRDTILDNINEMRRRREDGNSPFYNNRTILAKARVLASNKDVDAVKELSHSEVEKFMALWNGNKAFRDDYESRIAQSLDMRQLSKDGRLRNFNEKPLVPVERLVSSETDVVKTSAKQNPKEEVSPPEPKVAKAKSAKNHQDANKKTESTAEKIDREYEHDVSRPAEKLQKDSRPEIDEKKLKELKREEEISKRNQAEERKRKLAEKAAAKAAIKAQKEAEKKLKEREKRARKKSGAAVGDVDSEEPTENVPEAAEPETAEDIVETAVPQKTKHRKEHTVRQRVRPRGPDSLPKAMLKRKKATNYWVWGGSAAAALIVILLVVVGYSYLS
- the LOC131013342 gene encoding proton pump-interactor 1-like isoform X1, giving the protein MGMEIVDSSLALDAGDEADIPLEIEKLDIKFGSHGAEDWAKGELNKFSESNFPKDVVDEWPEPAQIHSLYIVKYRAFEDPNLKAKFDVADKELQKKNQARSQIFEKLKTKRAERAEIRTQIHSLSVENKQFRSVLDEKRKEMEPLQQALGKLRGSSSARDNRGAGVCSSEVELNDVIKSLQYRIQHESIPLKEEKQILREIKLLEGTREKVIANAAERARIQDSLGEKDAIQDQVKLIGVDLDGVRKEKQMVFAKIKQLDEEKLIVEKEISALEEELTAVTEKRDTILDNINEMRRRREDGNSPFYNNRTILAKARVLASNKDVDAVKELSHSEVEKFMALWNGNKAFRDDYESRIAQSLDMRQLSKDGRLRNFNEKPLVPVERLVSSETDVVKTSAKQNPKEEVSPPEPKVAKAKSAKNHQDANKKTESTAEKIDREYEHDVSRPAEKLQKDSRPEIDEKKLKELKREEEISKRNQAEERKRKLAEKAAAKAAIKAQKEAEKKLKENDCFSFGFKFFSIFSLALPNLKLFLHN
- the LOC131013343 gene encoding uncharacterized protein LOC131013343, producing the protein MWALRASAMAGAGAAAQAFIRRAVPSSHSLRSINLTSFRTSPLIAPFTPSALDICPPPQAAKSKADVLVNGVGDKDTVEDVKRILEMANRASLRRETLHTDFLTPPVLKESMLALEKIADIKMVAQGGYPEAERCRLSVGHPDILTSDPDIVAALCISGNFGFESCTHGDFLGAIVGTGIVRDKLGDIILQGEKGAQILVVPELVDFLISSLDKVRNVSVTCKKIPLLALEYQPPRTKSLKTVEASQRLDAIASAGFKISRSKMADLISNGDVRVNWATVTKSNTTLKAGDIISVSGKGRIKVGEINSTRKGKFAVELIRFL